Proteins from a single region of Brassica napus cultivar Da-Ae unplaced genomic scaffold, Da-Ae ScsIHWf_1538;HRSCAF=2138, whole genome shotgun sequence:
- the LOC125597760 gene encoding NAC domain-containing protein 6-like, whose protein sequence is MAHPRDLKFSPIDQNLVGYYLRNRVDTGKDGFITDIKLYEDEPWLLPHVKNDQFKENMWFYFVLRTRNLGSRPKRTVPGRGSSNGGTWTTSGVKKAITDRNNPKVVIGYKTELAYHKKVKGKLKGDTTGWCMTEYWLASENDAQFQEVVLCHLRDNNKMVVDESKNGDNDIATEQPQQGNSDDNNNRLLDFTHQQRPLIPPFEGQGLRLQTIMGYSDKATQEQQHPPIYPPPQRQDSGSINNALVIMEDECVSQDEIFNLADLEAGITHPQQQHRQMMVDPYDDISFSRLAMPNNLIYHHEDSWHQDTSPWNNTNPRGLIFNSHGCEIQDQTVTKGVNQDSYY, encoded by the coding sequence ATGGCTCATCCAAGGGACTTAAAGTTCTCTCCGATTGACCAGAATTTGGTGGGGTATTATCTACGCAACAGAGTGGATACAGGAAAAGATGGTTTCATCACAGATATCAAACTTTATGAAGACGAGCCGTGGCTTCTTCCGCACGTCAAGAATGATCAATTCAAAGAGAACATGTGGTTTTACTTTGTTCTAAGGACACGTAATTTGGGGAGCAGGCCCAAACGCACGGTTCCCGGTAGAGGAAGCAGTAACGGcggaacttggacgacaagtgGCGTAAAGAAGGCGATCACTGACCGTAACAACCCCAAGGTTGTGATCGGATACAAAACAGAACTCGCGTACCACAAGAAAGTCAAGGGAAAGCTTAAAGGAGACACCACTGGTTGGTGTATGACGGAGTATTGGCTTGCAAGTGAGAACGATGCTCAGTTCCAAGAAGTAGTCTTGTGTCATCTCCGTGACAATAACAAGATGGTCGTTGACGAGAGCAAAAACGGAGACAATGACATCGCCACAGAGCAGCCTCAACAAGGGAACAGCGATGACAACAACAATAGACTCCTTGACTTCACTCATCAACAGCGGCCACTGATTCCTCCTTTTGAAGGACAGGGATTGAGACTTCAAACCATTATGGGATATTCTGATAAGGCCACTCAAGAACAACAACATCCACCGATTTATCCTCCTCCTCAACGTCAAGATTCCGGAAGCATAAACAACGCACTTGTAATCATGGAAGATGAGTGTGTTAGCCAAGATGAAATATTCAATCTAGCTGACCTGGAAGCCGGCATCACTCATCCACAACAACAACATCGTCAGATGATGGTGGATCCTTATGATGATATATCTTTCTCAAGATTGGCAATGCCGAACAACCTGATTTACCATCATGAAGACTCATGGCATCAAGATACCTCTCCATGGAACAACACCAATCCTCGTGGACTCATATTCAATTCTCATGGATGTGAGATCCAAGATCAAACTGTCACCAAGGGAGTCAATCAAGATTCATATTATTAG
- the LOC125597765 gene encoding uncharacterized protein LOC125597765, which produces MKHIIFVSGKWKVEKTKWLFEADNDRESILVAANEGTQFEDFVKIIFEDYGVDFAENNLELRYIFPKRNLHNQSINIPPVKIGNDWQFHAFLALHKVEDVQLCVEFKANKSAGEGDGEDQKQPIQGDDPLCEDEEDTDEEGDSFNYCDDSDGATSDDENFTAYGLPPDHVEEVHGSSTKMIYARALKTEERESPKSLSYLRTFKFDVGQSYNSKDALETRLKICSAVQKFDFDVHASTRSLLFIKCWLKGCTWKLRATPVGNSAKFTIRVYVDEHTCSVTERSSRSRQATPEILGLLYKDYIGGVDPYILPRHVNNAMNMSFRIKMDYWKAHRTLIVARDLVMGSSESGYEELPTYLHMIRMANPGTLTRLEIDANNRFKYLFLAFNASITGFPFMRKVVVVDGTFLQAFAVVDTENDESWTWFFRQLSRVIPDDEGLALIYDRHK; this is translated from the exons ATGAAACACATAATTTTCGTCTCTGGTAAGtggaaagttgagaaaactaAGTGGTTATTTGAAGCGGATAATGACAGAGAAAGCATATTAGTGGCTGCGAATGAGGGCACTCAATTTGAGGATTTTGTGAAAATCATATTTGAAGATTACGGAGTTGATTTTGCAGAAAACAATTTGGAACTGAGGTACATTTTTCCGAAGCGGAATCTACACAATCAAAGCATCAATATACCACCTGTGAAAATAGGAAACGATTGGCAGTTTCATGCATTCTTGGCTCTTCACAAAGTTGAGGACGTTCAACTGTGTGTTGAATTTAAAGCGAACAAAAGTGCTGGGGAAGGAGATGGCGAAGATCAGAAACAACCCATACAAGGAGATGACCCGTTGTgtgaagacgaagaagataCAGATGAAGAAGGTGATAGTTTCAATTACTGCGATGACTCTGATGGAGCAACATCTGACGATGAAAACTTTACTGCGTATGGGCTTCCACCAGATCATGTAGAAGAGGTTCATGGATCTTCTACAAAGATGATATATGCAAGAGCCCTAAAGACAGAAGAAAGAGAGTCTCCAAAGAGTCTGTCCTATTTGCGCACATTCAAATTTGACGTAGGACAGAGTTATAATTCGAAAGATGCATTGGAGACACGTCTGAAGATATGTTCAGCTGTCCAaaagtttgattttgatgtCCACGCATCAACACGTTCACTGCTGTTTATAAAATGTTGGTTAAAAGGATGTACATGGAAGCTAAGAGCTACACCAGTAGGTAATTCTGCGAAGTTTACAATCCGAGTGTATGTAGATGAACATACCTGCTCCGTAACAGAACGTTCATCTCGTTCCCGACAAGCTACTCCTGAAATTCTTGGACTCTTGTACAAAGACTATATTGGTGGGGTTGATCCATATATTTTGCCACGTCATGTTAATAATGCTATGAACATGAGCTTCAGAATCAAG ATGGATTACTGGAAAGCTCATCGTACACTTATAGTTGCTAGAGATCTCGTAATGGGTTCTTCAGAGAGTGGATACGAGGAACTACCTACTTACCTCCACATGATTAGAATGGCAAATCCGGGGACTTTAACTCGACTGGAAATTGATGCAAACAATAGATTTAAGTACTTATTCCTTGCATTCAACGCTAGCATTACCGGATTTCCATTTATGAGGAAGGTTGTGGTGGTTGATGGAACTTTTTTGCAAG CATTTGCTGTGGTTGACACAGAGAATGATGAATCATGGACATGGTTTTTCCGCCAACTCAGCCGTGTGATACCAGATGATGAAGGATTGGCGTTAATTTATGACAGACACAAGTAG